In Erinaceus europaeus chromosome 10, mEriEur2.1, whole genome shotgun sequence, one DNA window encodes the following:
- the LOC132540927 gene encoding umcharacterized LOC128092248 homolog, translating to MSPTAPSALALPQTLMQRKSLDWFHRPFKKRT from the coding sequence ATGTCACCTACGGCCCCCTCTGCCCTTGCCCTGCCTCAAACTTTAATGCAAAGGAAAAGTCTAGACTGGTTTCACAGGCCATTTAAAAAGCGGACTTAA